A genome region from Nodosilinea sp. FACHB-141 includes the following:
- a CDS encoding cation:proton antiporter has translation MFLFLVEPVSETLKEPITTFVLLLAIVLITPPIFERFKLPGLIGLLLAGVLFGSSGLGWLNADADIMKLFAEIGKIYLMFVAGLEIDMALFQKTRNRSLGFGMLTFAVPMLGGIAVGLLFNFGWLAAVLIGSLLASHTLLAYPIVQRFGIVNNEAVTVTVGATIFTDIGSLLVLAICLGINQGDFSALKLATLLGSLTLYTIAVLVGLKQLGRLFFSKTGKDEGNQFLFVMLSVFLCALGAQLIGVESIIGAFLAGLAINSVIGDGPVKEKTEFLGSVLFIPMFFVAMGLLLDLEAFGDILRSIELPLVIVGMLLLTKGLASLGARMLYGYTWPETWTMWSLSIPQVAATLAAALVGYEAEIINSQVFNSVILLMLVTAILGPLVTTRAGKHLIAVDALAENEGLDWLPAPSDIPESFTVVVPVYNPNTEQWLIELAASVARHENGRVIPLAIALAQPQMDSPQLARAMAHSRQRLEAAQAISATLEAEIDPRLRIDYNVAQGISHLSREENANLILLGMGQRSRLNTRLFSNIQDSILWAAHCPVVVARLLDSPTTFKTILLPIENPSPANLRTLRFAQVLANTYQAKITLLHVHGSRASELQRSRLAKQLELLVDRFPAADIDIDIRLVAGDNVVSTIVKTAAEYDVVMLRLQRRRVGNGLTVGSQTTSLVDQLTGSVILVGEPHPLRSDRPARSNRTAFKLNSKLLASS, from the coding sequence TGTTGTTACTGGCGATTGTGTTGATCACACCGCCCATTTTTGAGCGGTTCAAGCTACCTGGATTAATCGGACTATTGCTAGCTGGGGTGTTATTTGGCAGCAGCGGATTGGGGTGGCTGAATGCTGACGCCGACATCATGAAGCTGTTTGCAGAAATCGGCAAAATTTATCTCATGTTTGTGGCCGGTCTTGAAATTGACATGGCTCTATTTCAGAAAACGCGTAATCGCTCCCTTGGCTTTGGGATGCTGACTTTTGCTGTCCCTATGCTGGGCGGGATTGCGGTTGGTTTACTCTTCAACTTTGGCTGGTTGGCGGCGGTGTTAATTGGCTCGCTGTTGGCCTCTCACACGCTGCTGGCCTATCCCATTGTGCAGCGGTTTGGCATTGTGAATAATGAGGCCGTGACCGTCACGGTTGGGGCGACAATTTTTACAGACATTGGGTCGCTGCTGGTGCTGGCCATCTGTCTGGGCATTAATCAGGGAGACTTTTCAGCGCTTAAACTGGCCACGCTGTTGGGGTCACTGACTCTATACACGATCGCAGTCTTAGTGGGTCTCAAACAGCTCGGCAGGCTGTTCTTTAGCAAAACGGGTAAAGACGAGGGCAACCAGTTTCTGTTTGTGATGCTCTCTGTGTTTCTCTGCGCCTTGGGAGCCCAGCTAATTGGGGTAGAAAGCATTATTGGGGCTTTTCTGGCGGGGCTAGCTATCAACAGCGTCATTGGCGATGGCCCGGTTAAAGAAAAAACAGAATTTTTGGGCAGCGTTTTATTTATTCCTATGTTTTTTGTGGCCATGGGGCTGCTGCTCGATTTAGAGGCCTTTGGCGACATTCTGCGATCAATTGAGCTGCCTTTGGTCATCGTCGGTATGCTGTTGCTCACCAAGGGGCTGGCCTCCCTGGGTGCCCGCATGCTCTATGGCTACACCTGGCCTGAGACTTGGACCATGTGGTCGCTGTCAATTCCGCAGGTGGCTGCTACGCTAGCGGCGGCCCTGGTGGGCTACGAAGCGGAAATCATTAACTCACAGGTGTTCAACAGCGTCATTTTGCTGATGCTAGTAACGGCTATTTTAGGCCCGCTGGTTACCACTAGGGCCGGCAAACATCTGATCGCTGTAGATGCCCTGGCAGAAAACGAGGGGCTCGACTGGCTGCCTGCTCCCAGCGACATTCCCGAATCGTTTACGGTGGTGGTGCCGGTCTACAACCCGAACACCGAGCAGTGGTTGATTGAGCTAGCAGCGTCGGTCGCCCGGCACGAAAACGGGCGGGTGATTCCCCTAGCGATCGCTCTGGCTCAACCCCAAATGGACTCACCGCAGCTGGCCAGGGCCATGGCCCACAGCCGCCAGCGGCTAGAGGCGGCCCAGGCGATTAGCGCCACCCTAGAAGCCGAGATCGACCCCAGGTTGAGAATCGACTACAACGTGGCTCAGGGCATCTCTCACCTCAGTCGCGAGGAAAATGCCAACCTAATTTTGCTGGGCATGGGGCAGCGATCGCGCCTAAACACCCGACTATTTAGCAACATTCAGGACAGTATTCTCTGGGCCGCCCACTGCCCAGTGGTAGTGGCCCGCCTGCTAGATTCGCCTACAACCTTCAAAACCATTTTGCTGCCGATTGAGAACCCCTCCCCCGCCAACCTCCGCACCCTGCGCTTTGCCCAGGTGCTGGCCAACACCTACCAGGCGAAAATTACGCTGCTGCACGTCCACGGCTCGCGGGCCTCAGAACTCCAGCGCAGCCGGTTGGCCAAGCAGCTAGAGCTATTAGTTGACCGATTCCCCGCCGCAGATATCGATATTGATATTCGCCTCGTAGCGGGAGACAACGTGGTGTCTACCATCGTCAAAACGGCGGCGGAGTATGACGTGGTGATGCTGCGTCTCCAGCGTCGTCGTGTCGGCAACGGGCTGACCGTAGGCTCCCAGACAACGTCCCTGGTCGATCAACTGACCGGCTCAGTCATTTTGGTAGGCGAACCCCATCCCCTGCGCAGCGATCGCCCCGCCCGCTCCAATCGAACAGCCTTTAAGCTCAATTCCAAGCTTTTGGCCTCATCCTAG
- a CDS encoding SRPBCC domain-containing protein, translated as MPSFYSEVTINAPRFAVWDALVRKEEWHRWNTFLYDCDPNLPIRPGGEIFLALRRLEGEDETEFQPRIVVVQPNHCLRWIAKGPGFKSEHVFELEDVGPNRTKYIHQERISGLLSQVFLPFIRRDEKEGIRRMARQIKRYVEHHYRRQW; from the coding sequence ATGCCCAGTTTCTATAGCGAAGTTACCATTAACGCTCCCCGGTTTGCCGTTTGGGACGCCCTCGTCCGCAAAGAAGAGTGGCACCGTTGGAATACCTTTCTCTACGACTGCGATCCCAATCTGCCGATCCGCCCCGGCGGCGAAATCTTCCTCGCCCTGCGCCGCCTTGAGGGCGAAGACGAAACCGAGTTTCAGCCCCGTATCGTGGTCGTGCAGCCCAACCACTGCCTGCGGTGGATTGCTAAGGGCCCCGGCTTCAAAAGCGAGCATGTGTTTGAACTCGAAGATGTTGGCCCCAACCGCACCAAATACATTCACCAGGAGCGCATCTCTGGCCTGCTCTCCCAAGTGTTTTTGCCCTTCATTCGCCGAGACGAAAAGGAAGGCATTCGCCGCATGGCTCGGCAGATTAAGCGCTACGTCGAACACCACTACCGGCGGCAGTGGTGA